A region from the uncultured Macellibacteroides sp. genome encodes:
- a CDS encoding rhamnulokinase family protein, which translates to MKNHTFLAIDLGATSGRSVLLTLADGKIEMQELSRFPNQILEIQGKYYWNVYSIFQSVKEALVLCAEKNIPVESIGVDTWGVDFGYIAADGTLLGLPRAYRDPYTSGMSEEYFKLVSREEVYKLTGIQIMDFNSLFQLFAAGREQFAPLECADRILFMPDLISYLLTGEMVCEYTDASTSQILNPVTRKFESALLAAAGVSPSLLSDPVMSGTQVGILTESISLETGVGKLPVIAVAGHDTASAIAAVPADNPHFAYLSSGTWSLMGIEVEQPIINEETYRMNFTNEGGIEGTTRFLKNITGMWLLEQCRKEWEHHGNTYTYPQLVEMAQLAVPFVSLVNPDDSLFANPKSMTKAIASYCEQTGQPIPQTHAQFIRCIFESLALRYKEVLEMLRNVAPFPISKLHVIGGGSRNRLLNQFTANAIGIPVIAGPSEATAIGNGLVQAKAAGLVADRWEMRKIIAASVNLETFTPEDNTLWEEAYIKYQSTILKKIL; encoded by the coding sequence ATGAAGAATCATACTTTTTTAGCAATTGACTTAGGAGCTACCAGTGGCAGATCGGTTTTGTTAACCCTTGCTGATGGGAAAATAGAAATGCAGGAGTTAAGCCGATTCCCTAACCAAATACTCGAAATACAAGGTAAATATTATTGGAATGTATATTCAATTTTCCAATCAGTAAAAGAAGCACTAGTACTCTGTGCAGAAAAGAATATTCCTGTCGAATCGATTGGAGTGGACACCTGGGGTGTCGATTTTGGTTATATCGCGGCCGATGGTACATTATTGGGATTACCAAGAGCTTATCGCGATCCTTATACAAGTGGCATGTCTGAAGAGTATTTCAAATTAGTTTCGCGGGAAGAAGTGTATAAGCTCACAGGTATTCAGATAATGGACTTTAATAGCTTGTTCCAGCTATTCGCTGCTGGACGCGAGCAATTTGCTCCACTAGAATGTGCCGACCGGATTTTGTTTATGCCCGATCTTATATCTTATCTTCTTACCGGCGAAATGGTTTGCGAATATACAGACGCATCCACATCGCAGATACTAAATCCTGTAACACGTAAATTTGAAAGTGCGCTATTGGCAGCAGCAGGTGTATCACCTTCACTTTTGTCTGATCCGGTAATGTCCGGAACGCAAGTGGGAATTCTTACCGAATCCATTTCATTGGAAACCGGAGTTGGTAAACTTCCGGTGATTGCAGTTGCCGGCCATGATACGGCTTCGGCTATTGCGGCTGTACCTGCAGACAACCCCCATTTTGCTTACCTGAGTTCAGGCACCTGGTCGCTGATGGGCATTGAAGTGGAACAACCTATAATTAATGAAGAAACTTACCGGATGAACTTTACGAATGAAGGAGGAATAGAAGGAACTACACGATTCCTGAAAAACATCACCGGTATGTGGTTGCTTGAGCAATGCCGAAAAGAATGGGAACATCACGGCAATACATATACCTATCCTCAACTGGTAGAGATGGCACAGTTGGCTGTACCTTTTGTTTCTCTTGTGAACCCGGACGATTCGCTCTTTGCAAACCCCAAGAGTATGACAAAAGCGATTGCTTCCTATTGTGAACAAACCGGACAACCCATACCGCAAACCCACGCACAGTTTATTCGTTGTATTTTCGAAAGCCTGGCTTTACGTTACAAGGAAGTGCTCGAAATGCTCAGGAATGTGGCACCTTTCCCAATCAGTAAACTACATGTTATTGGAGGAGGATCGCGAAACCGTTTATTGAATCAGTTTACAGCCAACGCCATAGGCATTCCGGTTATTGCAGGACCTTCCGAAGCCACAGCCATAGGAAACGGATTGGTTCAGGCTAAGGCAGCAGGACTTGTTGCAGATAGATGGGAAATGCGTAAAATAATTGCAGCTTCGGTCAATTTGGAAACATTTACTCCCGAAGACAATACGTTGTGGGAGGAGGCTTACATAAAATATCAATCAACCATATTAAAAAAAATACTATAA